In a single window of the Branchiostoma floridae strain S238N-H82 chromosome 2, Bfl_VNyyK, whole genome shotgun sequence genome:
- the LOC118409615 gene encoding uncharacterized protein LOC118409615 encodes MFHLPKIIHIKERRTTEKRDIIPHSLFATTLWTLSLVEHSDRRNHGFEKRRKRHCHDDCEETDPHTEGSLELREGAGEETEGHSGEGRAHTDDDTRGGLRQDSGDHETSGFDEIEHQDTSQQISLRHP; translated from the exons ATGTTTCACTTACCCAAAATAATTCATATAAAAGAAAGGAGGACCACAGAAAAGCGAGATATCATTCCTCACTCTCTCTTCGCAACAACGCTTTGGACACTCTCCCTGGTCGAGCACTCTGATAGAAGAAATCATGGTTTTGAAAAGAGAAG GAAACGCCATTGCCATGATGATTGCGAAGAAACAGATCCACACACTGAAGGCAGTCTGGAACTCCGTGAAGGAGCAGGAGAAGAAACTGAAGGACATTCAGGCGAGGGTAGAGCTCACACGGATGATGATACACGGG GAGGTTTGAGACAAGACAGCGGTGATCATGAGACGTCTGGTTTCGACGAGATCGAGCATCAAGACACATCACAGCAGATCTCACTACGTCATCCCTGA